Proteins encoded within one genomic window of Falco biarmicus isolate bFalBia1 chromosome 14, bFalBia1.pri, whole genome shotgun sequence:
- the LOC130158830 gene encoding BTB/POZ domain-containing protein KCTD12-like encodes MALADNAGCAKPSEDFPFPEIIELNVGGQVYITRHPTLVSVPGSLLWEMFTQKNVRSLARDSKGRFFVDRDGFLFRYILDYMRDQQLVLPDHFPERSRLQREAEYFMLPELVKMLAPKLSKQNSLGDDPCQSDPEELSPNADATRNLTSASATLPSTVSGGPGAPVTTSTGAASTDVRRAGFITIGYRGSYTLGRDSQTDAKFRRVARIMVCGKTSLAKEVFGDTLNESRDPDRPPERYTSRYYLKFTFLEQAFDKLADAGFHMVACNSTGTCAFAHDQTDDRIWTSYTEYVFYRE; translated from the coding sequence ATGGCCCTGGCAGACAACGCGGGCTGTGCCAAACCCAGCGAGGATTTCCCCTTCCCTGAGATCATTGAACTTAACGTGGGTGGACAAGTCTACATCACCCGCCACCCCACCCTGGTCAGTGTGCCTGGCTCGCTCCTCTGGGAGATGTTCACCCAGAAGAATGTCCGCTCCCTGGCCCGCGACAGCAAGGGACGGTTCTTTGTGGATCGGGATGGCTTCCTCTTCCGCTACATCTTGGATTACATGAGGGaccagcagctggtgctgcccgACCACTTCCCAGAGAGGAGCCGTCTGCAGCGAGAGGCTGAGTACTTCATGCTGCCAGAGCTGGTGAAGATGCTGGCCCCCAAGCTCAGCAAGCAGAACTCGCTGGGAGATGACCCATGCCAAAGCGACCCAGAGGAGCTCTCCCCCAACGCGGATGCCACCCGCAACCTGACCTCTGCCAGTGCCACGCTCCCCAGCACCGTGTCTGGTGGCCCTGGAGCTCCCGTCACCACCAGTACAGGTGCTGCCAGCACCGACGTCCGCAGGGCAGGTTTCATCACCATCGGCTACCGGGGCTCCTACACCCTAGGCAGGGACAGCCAGACGGATGCCAAGTTCCGCAGGGTGGCACGGATCATGGTCTGCGGCAAGACATCGCTGGCCAAGGAGGTCTTTGGGGATACCTTGAATGAGAGCAGGGACCCGGACAGGCCTCCGGAGAGGTACACCTCCAGGTACTACCTCAAATTCACCTTCCTGGAGCAAGCCTTTGACAAACTGGCCGATGCTGGCTTCCACATGGTGGCTTGCAACTCCACAGGCACCTGTGCCTTCGCCCATGACCAGACAGATGACAGGATCTGGACCTCTTACACCGAATATGTTTTCTATCGTGAGtga